The following proteins come from a genomic window of Larimichthys crocea isolate SSNF chromosome XV, L_crocea_2.0, whole genome shotgun sequence:
- the hck gene encoding tyrosine-protein kinase HCK — protein MGCVGSKKEQEPLSKGTGNDDLQNRTQTAHYVKDPTTGNSGAKANKMLSNANSSDGESIAMALYDYEAIHEGDLGFKKGDKLKILEESGEWWRAMLISTGQEGYIPSNYVAKDTLEAEEWFFKGVSRKDAERQLLAPGNKVGSYMIRDSETTKGSYSLSVRDSDVHSGDTVKHYKIRTLDNGGFYISPRNTFSTLQELVSHYKKQGDGLCQTLTSPCLSPKPEKPWEKDAWEIPRSSLKLERRLGAGQFGEVWMATYNKHTKVAVKTMKPGSMSVEAFMGEANLMKSLQHDKLVRLHAVVTKEEPIYIITEFMEKGSLLDFLKSDEGNRVQLPKLIDFSAQTAEGMAYIEQRNYIHRDLRAANILVNKALVCKIADFGLARIIEDNEYTAREGAKFPIKWTAPEAINYGSFTIKSDVWSFGILLTEIISYGRTPYPGMTNPEVIRSLEKGYRMQRLESCPTELYEIMLECWKNKPEDRPTFDYLQSVLEDFYTATESQYQQQP, from the exons AACAAAATGCTCTCCAATGCAAACTCTTCAGACG GAGAGAGTATTGCAATGGCACTGTACGACTATGAGGCCATTCATGAAGGAGACCTTGGCTTCAAGAAGGGAGATAAGCTCAAAATCTTAGAGGA gtcAGGGGAGTGGTGGAGAGCTATGTTAATCAGCACAGGTCAGGAAGGTTACATCCCCAGTAATTATGTAGCCAAAGACACCCTGGAGGCAGAGGA GTGGTTCTTTAAGGGCGTGAGCAGGAAAGATGCTGAGAGGCAGCTGCTGGCTCCTGGGAACAAAGTGGGATCCTACATGATCCGAGACAGTGAGACCACCAAGG GCAGctactctctgtctgtcagggaCAGCGATGTCCATTCTGGTGACACAGTGAAACATTATAAGATCCGTACGCTGGACAATGGAGGATTCTACATCTCTCCGCGCAACACCTTCAGCACCCTGCAGGAGCTGGTCAGCCATTACAAGA agcaGGGAGATGGCCTCTGCCAAACCCTGACCAGCCCATGCTTGAGCCCCAAACCCGAGAAGCCATGGGAGAAAGATGCCTGGGAAATCCCAAGATCCTCACTAAAACTGGAGAGGAGGCTTGGCGCTGGCCAGTTTGGAGAAGTCTGGATGG CTACatacaataaacacacaaaagtagCAGTGAAAACCATGAAGCCTGGCAGCATGTCAGTTGAGGCCTTTATGGGTGAGGCCAATCTGATGAAGAGCCTGCAACATGACAAACTGGTCCGACTCCATGCAGTGGTCACAAAGGAGGAGCCCATCTATATCATCACTGAGTTCATGGAGAAAG GAAGTTTATTAGACTTCTTAAAGAGCGACGAGGGCAACCGTGTGCAGCTTCCCAAGCTCATTGACTTCTCTGCCCAG ACTGCAGAGGGCATGGCCTACATTGAGCAAAGGAACTACATCCACAGAGACCTGAGAGCTGCCAACATCCTGGTCAATAAGGCTTTAGTATGCAAAATTGCTGACTTTGGCCTCGCCCGTATCATTGAAGACAACGAGTACACCGCCAGAGAAG GAGCCAAATTCCCCATCAAATGGACTGCTCCTGAGGCCATCAACTATGGCTCTTTCACCATCAAATCTGATGTCTGGTCCTTTGGCATCTTACTGACCGAGATTATCAGCTACGGACGCACACCATACCCAG gaATGACCAATCCAGAAGTGATCCGTTCCCTGGAGAAGGGCTATCGAATGCAGCGCCTGGAGAGCTGTCCCACCGAGCTCTATGAAATCATGCTGGAGTGCTGGAAGAACAAACCTGAGGACCGTCCCACTTTTGATTACCTGCAGAGTGTCCTGGAGGATTTCTACACAGCCACAGAGAGCCAGtatcagcagcagccatga